A region from the Cumulibacter manganitolerans genome encodes:
- a CDS encoding bifunctional DNA primase/polymerase, producing MGAAVLFAAVAGLSLSEAAARFAATGVPVFPCVPGGKRPLVEHGFHDASTDGGQIVAWWRRWPGANIGAPTGQASGMEVVDVDRRTAGSGFDAFDRARRAGLVDGWLALVRTPSGGMHAYFPADAARPQPSWQAARVHVDFRGAGGYVVVSPSLVEGESGRGRYELVGRAQPHPAPVDATALRNFLDPRPEPAFRRSGATRAEDAERLAGWVAALGEGERNRGLFWAACRLAEAGVAPSVTLGALGPAAEQIGLPPREVVTTIRSAYRATGAIPVRADASAPGRGEAFRRPVRVEGQVLS from the coding sequence ATGGGTGCCGCTGTTCTGTTCGCCGCGGTCGCCGGTCTGTCGTTGTCGGAGGCGGCGGCACGGTTCGCAGCCACGGGGGTGCCGGTGTTCCCGTGCGTGCCGGGCGGGAAGCGTCCGCTGGTCGAGCACGGCTTCCACGACGCAAGCACGGATGGCGGTCAGATCGTCGCGTGGTGGCGGCGCTGGCCGGGAGCCAACATCGGTGCGCCGACCGGGCAAGCGTCCGGGATGGAGGTCGTCGATGTCGACCGCAGGACGGCAGGGTCGGGCTTCGATGCGTTCGACCGCGCCCGCCGCGCCGGGCTTGTGGACGGGTGGCTGGCGCTGGTGCGCACGCCCTCGGGCGGGATGCACGCCTACTTCCCGGCGGACGCGGCCCGGCCGCAACCGTCGTGGCAGGCCGCCCGCGTCCATGTGGACTTCCGGGGAGCCGGCGGATACGTCGTCGTGTCGCCCTCGCTAGTTGAGGGCGAGAGCGGACGCGGCCGGTACGAGCTGGTAGGCCGGGCGCAGCCGCACCCGGCCCCGGTGGACGCGACGGCGCTGCGGAACTTCCTCGACCCCCGTCCCGAGCCGGCGTTCCGCCGCTCCGGGGCGACCCGAGCTGAGGACGCCGAGCGGCTGGCCGGCTGGGTCGCCGCACTCGGGGAGGGCGAGCGCAACCGGGGCCTGTTCTGGGCCGCGTGCCGTCTCGCAGAGGCTGGCGTCGCGCCCTCGGTGACCCTGGGTGCGCTCGGGCCGGCGGCGGAGCAGATCGGCCTGCCGCCGCGCGAGGTCGTCACCACGATCCGCTCTGCCTACCGTGCCACCGGCGCCATCCCGGTGCGCGCGGATGCCTCCGCGCCGGGGCGCGGTGAAGCGTTCCGCCGCCCGGTGCGGGTCGAAGGGCAGGTGCTCTCATGA
- a CDS encoding ParB N-terminal domain-containing protein, whose protein sequence is MSSGGPGYIQLQRALDSIRVGRRHRAKLGDIDALANSMEENGVFQIITIDPDGNLVCGLRRLAAMRKLGWKTADVWVRPGISDRLGELLAEQDDNLLHKPLTLTEQASLYRELKTLMAEDAARRQEASRFTAGGQNPRSHGAATVAAPSTGPASTGPALAGSGDSRAQAAVMVTGRASYTSMERIGELQRLAADESQPAAVRERAAAELEGIDAGGSITAAHQRTRTELSLAELDELAADSSIPEDVRARAARDAAELRTAEAPTRAVELERLAAEALARVRGDKRRGKRPRPAATPAASAGVMTVRAFVLTWDELALWWERCDPAEVGPALTEEQWQRFEQTVAGTAAFAQAADAARRQARLHAV, encoded by the coding sequence GTGAGTAGTGGCGGTCCCGGTTACATCCAGCTCCAGCGGGCACTCGACTCCATCCGGGTCGGGCGCCGCCACCGCGCCAAGCTCGGAGACATCGACGCCCTTGCGAACTCGATGGAGGAGAACGGCGTCTTCCAGATCATCACCATCGACCCGGACGGCAACCTCGTGTGCGGGCTGCGACGCCTGGCCGCGATGCGCAAGCTCGGCTGGAAGACCGCCGACGTGTGGGTTCGGCCAGGGATCAGCGACCGGCTCGGAGAGCTGCTGGCCGAGCAGGACGACAACCTGCTGCACAAGCCTCTCACTTTGACCGAGCAGGCCTCGCTCTACCGGGAGCTGAAGACGCTCATGGCCGAGGACGCCGCCCGCCGGCAGGAGGCCTCCCGGTTCACGGCCGGCGGGCAGAACCCCAGGTCGCACGGTGCCGCCACCGTGGCGGCACCGTCAACAGGCCCCGCTTCGACTGGCCCCGCTCTGGCCGGCTCCGGGGACAGCCGGGCGCAGGCCGCCGTCATGGTCACCGGCCGCGCCTCGTACACGAGCATGGAACGCATCGGCGAGCTCCAGCGCCTGGCCGCCGACGAGTCCCAGCCGGCCGCGGTCCGGGAGAGGGCAGCCGCGGAGCTGGAGGGCATCGACGCGGGCGGGTCGATCACCGCCGCCCACCAGCGCACCCGCACGGAGCTGTCTCTGGCCGAGCTCGACGAGCTCGCCGCCGACTCCTCGATCCCCGAGGACGTGCGCGCCCGTGCTGCCCGCGACGCGGCCGAGCTGCGGACGGCCGAGGCGCCGACGCGCGCCGTCGAGCTGGAACGCCTGGCCGCCGAGGCACTGGCCCGCGTGCGCGGCGACAAGAGGCGCGGCAAGCGTCCCCGCCCGGCCGCCACCCCTGCCGCATCGGCCGGGGTGATGACGGTGCGCGCGTTCGTGCTGACCTGGGACGAGCTGGCGCTGTGGTGGGAGCGGTGCGACCCGGCCGAGGTCGGCCCGGCGCTGACCGAGGAGCAATGGCAGCGGTTCGAGCAGACCGTCGCCGGCACGGCCGCATTCGCACAGGCCGCAGATGCCGCTCGCCGGCAAGCACGCCTGCACGCCGTCTGA
- a CDS encoding DUF2637 domain-containing protein: MSPAQVLDRSGPRGRVAVGTATVGTVLIAGLAFWLSFTALTNLAQRSGVAGRQAWAWPLIVDGLIVVATVAVAALDRHRAAWYPWLLLMAGTAVSVTANALHATVAADPSVPGLLAGCVAAVPPLVLLASTHLTVVLVRSHRPPGAVPAEVPSQVWSKEPEAGEDAVPSAMSSAVEVPVTDAASQPGDRRELAAGLRADGWSNKAIARELGVAPSTVGRWFPKTDTAPETTGTTTRVEALDAPDWRDNRTSQEELTA, translated from the coding sequence ATGAGTCCCGCGCAGGTGCTGGATCGGTCGGGTCCTCGTGGCCGGGTTGCGGTCGGAACTGCGACGGTCGGGACGGTTCTGATCGCCGGCCTCGCGTTCTGGCTCTCCTTCACCGCGCTCACGAACCTGGCTCAACGCTCCGGGGTCGCAGGGCGGCAGGCGTGGGCGTGGCCGTTGATCGTGGACGGGCTGATCGTTGTCGCCACGGTCGCCGTCGCCGCTCTGGACCGGCACCGGGCGGCCTGGTATCCGTGGCTGCTGCTGATGGCCGGGACCGCCGTCTCGGTGACCGCGAACGCTTTGCACGCCACCGTGGCCGCGGACCCGAGCGTGCCTGGCCTGCTGGCCGGGTGCGTGGCCGCGGTTCCGCCGCTGGTGCTGCTGGCCTCCACGCACCTGACCGTTGTCCTCGTCCGCTCCCACCGTCCTCCAGGAGCCGTGCCCGCCGAGGTGCCCTCCCAAGTGTGGTCCAAGGAGCCGGAAGCCGGTGAGGACGCGGTGCCCTCTGCGATGTCGAGTGCGGTGGAGGTGCCCGTGACGGATGCCGCCTCGCAGCCAGGCGACCGGCGCGAGCTCGCGGCCGGGCTGCGCGCCGACGGCTGGTCGAACAAAGCCATCGCCCGTGAACTCGGCGTCGCCCCGTCCACGGTCGGGCGCTGGTTCCCCAAGACCGACACCGCGCCGGAGACGACCGGGACGACGACTCGCGTCGAGGCGCTGGACGCACCTGACTGGCGAGACAACCGGACGTCACAGGAGGAGCTGACCGCATGA